The segment GACGTATTAGTCATTGACAAAATACTCAGTCTGTCGTCCACAGAACAAGAGGGGAAAATAATTAGGATTGTTTGGATTTCCTTCAGTGCATCCATTTACAAAATGAGGttttattgaattatttttttcagattcGTGAGCTTGTTCCAGAGTCACAGGCGTATATGGATCTGTTGGCATTCGAGCGCAAATTAGACCAGACCATAATGCGCAAACGGGTGGACATCCAAGAGGCACTTAAGAGACCCATGAAGGTATTTCTCATCCCCATTATccatatattcttttttttttagtttcatgttTCAGAACagatctgttttgttttgttttcaaccaattaaaaaatatatatgtctTAGCACTTTTGTTAACCTATATATCAGAGCTTTTAAAACCCGTAAAGCAGAAGGAGCCTTGGGACAAGAATTTTCACCTGCAGTCTCTTACTGaaccattttaaatattgcttgCATAAATCAACAGAAACAACTTATATGAGCTTAAAATGAGGCTGGTGTCTAGCTTCTTATATTTTACCCATTACCAGCTTAAACACATTTTTCCCAGCATATTGCCTCTGTATTTTTGTGACTAAACTGAGAATTGGATGAAGGTAAATATTATGATAATCTCTTTTTTGTTCTATTTGAAGCAAAAGCGAAAACTGCGTCTCTACATCTCCAACACGTTTAACCCTGCCAAGCCTGATGCAGAGGACTCCGAAGGCAGCATTGCATCCTGGGAGCTGCGTGTGGAGGGCAAACTGCTGGATGATGTGAGCCAATTGCACTTTAATCAATAATTGCATAATACAGCTATTTTAAATCCTTTCATATATAAAACACTGGGGTGCtgttgcttttgttttgttgctttGTTTGGGGATAAATATCACATAAACTGTCTGCAGTGTTTGATCATGTGCTTTTTGTCTCTGACATCATGAATTGTGAATGGCAGCTATGTGCCTTTTCAATTAGTGAGGTTAAATTTACTATCTTAGGCTCCAAGTCTTGACCACAGACATGTGCCTCGCTTACCAGTGAGATCACTTCCCAGTCTCCATCCAAACTTACATGCCAGAAAGTTCTGTGGGTCCATTGACTTGAATGTTTTTCCTTACCCTGTTCTTTTGATAGCTGTATGCCTGgccctattcaaaataaaataaatattcatcTAAAGCTCTGTCGACAGCATTTGCGGTATGCTTTTATTGTCAGAAAGAAATTTCAGTAACACTTGAGTATAGGGAACAcgtattcactattaactacgaactttccctcaataaactcctaatttactgtttattaatagttagtaaggtagttgttaaatttaggtattgggtaggattaagaatgtagaataaggtcatgcagaataaggcattaatatgtgctttataagtactaataaatagccaatattctagtaatatgcatgctaatgagcaactagttaaaagaccctaaaataaagtgttaccgaaatttCAACCTAAAAAGCATAATTCCTGTAATACACTTAGGTCTACAGTGTCATGatcagttaaaaaataaaaccctgTTACTTTTGCATCGCATAACTGTGAGATACCAGGAAGGGACGTGACATAACTATTCATGAAGTGCTGTTTAAATGGAGCAAACTCTACCCACTGGAATATATTAGTAACGAATAACCAGAAGTTAGAAGAAATTGTTTTGCTCTTTAAAGGTATATTAAGGTAACTTGCCTGTTATCTATAATTCAGCAATGCataagtatattttattttttcattgacAATGACCTGAAGTCTGCTTAGTGGTTTCCATCAGAATGATAAAACAGAAGTCTAGTGAGCTGAAGCTGAGGGTCGTTGCACATTTGTTTTTGCTCAAGCATGTTCCCTTCTTCTACAGCCACAAAAGCACTGGAGCATGGCTGAACATGCAAAATGTTTCTTACCTGTGCAAGTAGAAAAAATACTTTGACATTCATGACCTTCATTATCTCATTAACGATAGCAACATTTACCCATGTAAAGACAGCAGAATAAAGAATAAAGTAAGACATACTGTCATCAGTGAAATCATAGGTTTATAAGATAATATAgaatgttgttgttttctttgttgAAAGCATTTTGGATTATGATCTGATATACTTGCTAATGTACCAGTTTGATTCATGTTATTGAAGCCCATCAGTACATCTGATGTACAGTTATGCATACTGTAAGATTTTTGAAGATGAACTGAAGCATGCGGACTAAATTCTTAAAGGTTTACGCAATACAGCATAAATTCAGCCTCTTGGTTCAGTCTCTAACCAAGACCCGTTTAGCTAATACACTTGAGGTATGCTTTTCCATGCAAAAAGAAATGAAACTAGTACTTATTGATGATGGCTTGAAGAGCTCAAGCCGTGTCTGGGCTGAATGGAATGTTGTCCTGCACAGCAAATCATCCACCAGTTTACCACATTTCATTTGAACATTCAGGCTGTTCTCTTCCATGGAACGTCTACCAGGAAAGTTTATGATGTGGTGTAAGGTTCATGTTTTCCAACAATGTCTTTATACTTAAAACTGGATAGTTTGCTCAATGGCACACTCTGAAAACAGTATTCATGCTTTCATTCACAGCCAGGCAAGATGAAGAGGAAGTTCTCCTCTTTCTTCAAGAGTCTGGTGATTGAGCTTGACAAAGACCTTTATGGCCCTGATAACCATTTGGTTGAGGTTGGTGTTTGATTTTCTGCTTGAATGAAAATGTATCGGCAATTCCTATAACCAAGAGCTAaaactactatatatatatatatatatatatatatatatatatatatatatatatatatatatatatatatatatctttattatatatatatacctttacatatatatatatatctttattatatatatatatatacctttaCATTATAGTACATACAAACATGACATATAGCACTTTGTTCATTAAAGATGTGTGCTGATTGTCATTCAAGTTATTTTTCTTTACAGTTAATGTAAATCTGTGCATTTTTGCTTTTCCTTAGTGACTCTGTACAAGCATGTTgatttctcttttcttctgcaGTGGCATCGTACCCCAACCACTCAGGAGACAGACGGTTTCCAGGTGAAGAGGCCTGGAGATGTTAACGTGCGCTGCACCCTGCTGTTAATGCTGGATTACCAGGTAAAGACAACAAAATGCATCCAGCAATGTTAACATgcgctgtaaaaaaaatccctgtaaaatttacagtaaaaaaacggcagctgtggttgccagaactttacagtaaaaaatatgGTAGCACTGTTTTAGGTTTTACAGGACAGCACTTAGTTTACAGTTCAAAACCgtataatttaaacatttattttgtaaataattacgggtcataactgtttattttatacattgcACAAAACggtaaaaaaatgttaattgttaatttaccaacctactgaagtactaatatctgttttgtgcCTTTGTAATACATTGACAACCATCAataacacagtggtgatgagattcacatgatgaatcaaagctcatcacaagcagctttaagctgagaaggacaatactaatatatagaaggtgcacacagtgtcattcacacaaacactaaacaccatcatggtaacacacatgaaataaaaaatgcaataaacattatttaacaacattagatgtaacataaaactcTAATGTACAtaatggattaaaaaaaaaaaaaaactaagaagaaacagagttttgtcagcaaaaatacatcaaatgtgaagtgtcacgcagtgaattgtgggaatgtcaatttacagtttttcactgtaaattatacaatgactttttgtttttcagcattttcactgtaaatttaacagtattcactgaaaaattacattaaatgtaccgttagatctattacagttattcactatGGTACcaaaactttctgtaaaccaattaactgtTTTTCACCGTAacttttttacagtcttttaccgaTAAAATCAtggtcatttttacagtgtgtatatTAACTGAAACTGTTGATCAATAACTGCAAAATTAAACTGTATCATTTGTCATATCAAATTTTAGAACAATTTGTCCATGGACTTGTGTGATTTGCTTTTTgattgtaattttgtttttgacctCAAAGCTTTGAGATTACCAGGAAGTTTCATTGAAATAATAAGTTGATGGTATAGTGAAGATAGTAGTGAAGGGTGAATATCACATATATATCTGTTTATTAGAAAAAACAGGAACTCTGTGAGCAGCGGCTctacttattaattaatttgtaatgctttattttgtactatttggCCTACGTTTTTAAATTACAACTTTAAAAGTTAATTGAACTGAATAATATATTGAATGAAAAGCTAATTAATTGTAAGTATGCGTCAAAACTCTTGTGTCCTGTTGTATGCAGCCACCTCAGTTTAAGCTGGATCCACGTCTGGCTCGTCTGCTCGgcatacacacacagactcgCTCCAGTATCATTCAGGCCCTCTGGCAGTATGTCAAAACCAACAAACTGCAGGACTCACATGACAAGGAGTACATCAACTGTGACAAGTACTTCCAACAGGTACGCTTAATTAGAAGCattgattaacattaatcaCAATCTGTAATTATTGAATGAATCCGCTTCACTTAAAcccttaaaatgtatttaatatttaaattgataTTTCCAAAGTTCACAGAAACACGTTAGAATTATTTTGTAAAGCCAGTATACAATATTTTAATCAAGAACTTTGTTTTTCTGGCCTCATCTCCTCTCACAGATCTTTGACTGTCCACGCCTGAAGTTCTCTGAAATTCCACAGCGCCTCACCAACCTTCTACTGCCTCCTGACCCTATTGTCATCAACCACATCATTAGGTTTGGCTGCCTGTTTATCTGATTTTGTTCGTCTGCATGCTTGTGTGTACGAATGTGTCATATTTATTGCCCATATCTACCAAAATCCAGTGTTCTTTGTCTTTATATACTTCTAATCAAAATTTTGAGGTCAATAAAATTtcatttaaagaaatgaatcTATTATTCAGCagtgatgcattaaattgatcaaaagtgacagtaaaagttacaaaaattatttactgttacaaaagatttttatatcAAATAATTGCTGTACTTTTAatgttctattcattaaagaatcttgaaaaaaatcacaaatattaaacagcacaaccattttctacatttgtaataataagacatgcttcttgagcagcaaatcatcatattggaatgatttctgaagaatcatgtgacactgatgactggagtaatgatactgaaaatacagcttcgacatcataggaataaataacattttaaaatatattataatagaaatcagttatttttaaatatatttataatatataatgaatgcaGCACTGGTGCACAGAAGagattttcaaaaacaataaaatcaaGTCTTTGTGCCTTATTTGTCTTTTCTATCTGCTCTTATTAAGTATATGAATAATACAAAACATGAATTCTCATTGAGGTTATTTTTGTACAGTGTCGACCCTAATGATCAGAAAAAGACGGCCTGCTATGACATTGATGTAGAGGTGGAAGATCCCCTTAAAGCACAAATGAGCAGCTTCCTGCTCTCCACAGCTAATCAGCAAGAGATCGCCTCTTTGGACAGCAAGGTTAGTGCAAAAATGGAGCAGATGATTGAACTTCTGGACATTTTGTTGTGAATTCTATGGTCTCTGATTTCGACTGATGTCGGGAATATAATAAGGATTTAACCACTTTTGCAGTGCTGCCATGTCTGTGAATAAACCCTTGATTTTTCAGTCTTGTTCTAAATTATCTGCAGATCCATGAGACTATTGAGTCCATCAATCAGCTGAAGATTCAGAGAGATTTCATGCTCAGCTTCTCCAGAGATCCTAAAGGCTACATTCAGGACTGGCTCAAATCCCAGAGCAGAGATCTGAAGGTCTGCGCCAGCTTTCTTTCTTCTACACATGACTCTTgatatttatataatgtatatttttgaaGATG is part of the Chanodichthys erythropterus isolate Z2021 chromosome 11, ASM2448905v1, whole genome shotgun sequence genome and harbors:
- the smarcd3b gene encoding SWI/SNF-related matrix-associated actin-dependent regulator of chromatin subfamily D member 3b isoform X3 is translated as MPSGARMPHQGAPMGPPGPPYGGNTAVRPGLTNQNMEASRKRPAPSQQQMQQQQQQAVQNRNRKKPVGFPGPNEMPGRQMDMREAQSDPTLGSNAKRRKMADKILPQRIRELVPESQAYMDLLAFERKLDQTIMRKRVDIQEALKRPMKQKRKLRLYISNTFNPAKPDAEDSEGSIASWELRVEGKLLDDPGKMKRKFSSFFKSLVIELDKDLYGPDNHLVEWHRTPTTQETDGFQVKRPGDVNVRCTLLLMLDYQPPQFKLDPRLARLLGIHTQTRSSIIQALWQYVKTNKLQDSHDKEYINCDKYFQQIFDCPRLKFSEIPQRLTNLLLPPDPIVINHIISVDPNDQKKTACYDIDVEVEDPLKAQMSSFLLSTANQQEIASLDSKIHETIESINQLKIQRDFMLSFSRDPKGYIQDWLKSQSRDLKLMTDVVGNPEEERRAEFYHQPWSQEAVSRYFYCKIQQRRQELEQALAMRNT
- the smarcd3b gene encoding SWI/SNF-related matrix-associated actin-dependent regulator of chromatin subfamily D member 3b isoform X1, producing MASEETAGGARKATKSKLFEFLVHGVRPGMPSGARMPHQGAPMGPPGPPYGGNTAVRPGLTNQNMEASRKRPAPSQQQMQQQQQQAVQNRNRKKPVGFPGPNEMPGRQMDMREAQSDPTLGSNAKRRKMADKILPQRIRELVPESQAYMDLLAFERKLDQTIMRKRVDIQEALKRPMKQKRKLRLYISNTFNPAKPDAEDSEGSIASWELRVEGKLLDDPGKMKRKFSSFFKSLVIELDKDLYGPDNHLVEWHRTPTTQETDGFQVKRPGDVNVRCTLLLMLDYQPPQFKLDPRLARLLGIHTQTRSSIIQALWQYVKTNKLQDSHDKEYINCDKYFQQIFDCPRLKFSEIPQRLTNLLLPPDPIVINHIISVDPNDQKKTACYDIDVEVEDPLKAQMSSFLLSTANQQEIASLDSKIHETIESINQLKIQRDFMLSFSRDPKGYIQDWLKSQSRDLKLMTDVVGNPEEERRAEFYHQPWSQEAVSRYFYCKIQQRRQELEQALAMRNT
- the smarcd3b gene encoding SWI/SNF-related matrix-associated actin-dependent regulator of chromatin subfamily D member 3b isoform X4; the protein is MASEETAGGARKATKSKLFEFLVHGVRPGMPSGARMPHQGAPMGPPGPPYGGNTAVRPGLTNQNMEASRKRPAPSQQQMQQQQQQAVQNRNRNAKRRKMADKILPQRIRELVPESQAYMDLLAFERKLDQTIMRKRVDIQEALKRPMKQKRKLRLYISNTFNPAKPDAEDSEGSIASWELRVEGKLLDDPGKMKRKFSSFFKSLVIELDKDLYGPDNHLVEWHRTPTTQETDGFQVKRPGDVNVRCTLLLMLDYQPPQFKLDPRLARLLGIHTQTRSSIIQALWQYVKTNKLQDSHDKEYINCDKYFQQIFDCPRLKFSEIPQRLTNLLLPPDPIVINHIISVDPNDQKKTACYDIDVEVEDPLKAQMSSFLLSTANQQEIASLDSKIHETIESINQLKIQRDFMLSFSRDPKGYIQDWLKSQSRDLKLMTDVVGNPEEERRAEFYHQPWSQEAVSRYFYCKIQQRRQELEQALAMRNT
- the smarcd3b gene encoding SWI/SNF-related matrix-associated actin-dependent regulator of chromatin subfamily D member 3b isoform X2, which encodes MERKRPGMPSGARMPHQGAPMGPPGPPYGGNTAVRPGLTNQNMEASRKRPAPSQQQMQQQQQQAVQNRNRKKPVGFPGPNEMPGRQMDMREAQSDPTLGSNAKRRKMADKILPQRIRELVPESQAYMDLLAFERKLDQTIMRKRVDIQEALKRPMKQKRKLRLYISNTFNPAKPDAEDSEGSIASWELRVEGKLLDDPGKMKRKFSSFFKSLVIELDKDLYGPDNHLVEWHRTPTTQETDGFQVKRPGDVNVRCTLLLMLDYQPPQFKLDPRLARLLGIHTQTRSSIIQALWQYVKTNKLQDSHDKEYINCDKYFQQIFDCPRLKFSEIPQRLTNLLLPPDPIVINHIISVDPNDQKKTACYDIDVEVEDPLKAQMSSFLLSTANQQEIASLDSKIHETIESINQLKIQRDFMLSFSRDPKGYIQDWLKSQSRDLKLMTDVVGNPEEERRAEFYHQPWSQEAVSRYFYCKIQQRRQELEQALAMRNT